One Jeotgalicoccus saudimassiliensis DNA window includes the following coding sequences:
- a CDS encoding OsmC family protein: protein MKVHLNWQGKLKFESTGETTGYTVAMDANEAAGGDASAPSPMEMVLHGAAGCMAIDIGVILRHHMDKVTKLEIEADGERADTEPKYYKHITMNILIDGNITAKQAVRAAELSKDKYCSAVHSLVADVDINVILNGEAV from the coding sequence ATGAAAGTACATTTAAACTGGCAGGGCAAGTTAAAATTTGAGTCCACTGGAGAAACGACAGGCTATACAGTAGCGATGGATGCGAATGAAGCAGCAGGCGGCGATGCGTCGGCACCGTCACCGATGGAAATGGTGCTTCACGGTGCGGCCGGATGCATGGCAATTGATATCGGTGTAATCTTAAGACATCATATGGATAAAGTTACAAAGCTTGAAATTGAAGCTGACGGCGAACGGGCAGACACGGAACCGAAGTACTACAAACATATCACGATGAATATTTTAATCGACGGGAACATTACAGCCAAACAGGCTGTACGCGCTGCAGAGCTGTCTAAAGACAAGTACTGCTCTGCAGTTCATTCTCTTGTTGCGGATGTTGACATCAACGTGATTCTGAACGGTGAAGCAGTGTAG
- a CDS encoding UDP-N-acetylglucosamine 1-carboxyvinyltransferase yields the protein MAEDVIKVRGGSTLTGQVDISGAKNSAVALIPASLMASSGTVRLEGLPEISDVKTLMSLLNDLNIKTDLTGTTLEVNAEDAVNMPLPNNKVQSLRASYYMMGAMLSRFKKCVIGLPGGCPLGPRPIDQHIKGFEALGAKVTNEHGAMYLTAEKLTGAKIFFDVVSVGATINMMLAASCAEGRTVLENVAKEPEIVDVASLLNNMGANIKGAGTDTIRIEGVEKLHGTTHNIIPDRIEAGTYMIVGAIAGKNYKVNNIIPTHMESLSAKLEEMGVKLDIGDDYVVINKPESYNAVSLKTQVYPGFATDLQQPITPLMFLADGVSKITETIYPARFRHVDELSRMNAHIEKKSGSALIYPSQLKGAEVYASDLRAGACLLISGLIADGVTTIHNVNHIDRGYADIVKKLESLGADIWRETLED from the coding sequence ATGGCTGAAGATGTAATTAAAGTCCGCGGCGGCAGTACATTGACGGGACAAGTTGACATCAGCGGTGCCAAAAACAGTGCGGTGGCACTGATTCCGGCATCACTTATGGCCTCAAGCGGTACAGTAAGACTGGAGGGACTGCCTGAAATCAGCGATGTTAAAACGCTGATGAGTCTGTTGAATGATTTGAACATTAAAACGGATCTTACAGGGACAACTCTCGAAGTCAATGCAGAAGATGCAGTGAATATGCCGCTGCCAAACAACAAAGTACAATCTTTACGCGCATCGTACTATATGATGGGAGCAATGCTGTCCCGTTTTAAAAAATGTGTGATCGGTCTGCCCGGTGGATGTCCGCTCGGACCGAGACCGATTGATCAGCACATTAAAGGATTTGAAGCACTCGGTGCCAAAGTAACGAACGAGCATGGTGCGATGTATCTGACAGCAGAAAAACTGACAGGCGCAAAAATATTCTTCGATGTTGTCTCGGTGGGTGCAACGATTAATATGATGCTTGCAGCAAGCTGTGCAGAAGGACGTACCGTTTTGGAAAACGTCGCAAAAGAACCTGAAATCGTCGATGTTGCTTCATTGCTGAACAACATGGGAGCGAATATTAAAGGTGCAGGTACGGATACGATCCGTATCGAAGGCGTGGAGAAGCTTCACGGTACGACTCATAATATTATTCCGGACCGTATCGAAGCGGGAACTTATATGATTGTCGGGGCAATTGCCGGAAAAAATTATAAAGTAAATAATATTATTCCGACGCATATGGAATCACTGTCTGCAAAACTGGAAGAAATGGGTGTTAAGCTCGACATCGGTGATGATTATGTCGTGATTAACAAACCGGAAAGTTACAATGCAGTATCGTTAAAAACACAAGTGTATCCGGGCTTTGCAACAGACCTGCAGCAGCCGATTACACCGCTTATGTTTTTAGCTGACGGTGTAAGTAAAATTACCGAAACCATTTATCCGGCAAGATTCAGGCACGTGGATGAACTATCGCGTATGAATGCCCACATTGAGAAAAAGAGCGGCAGTGCTTTAATTTACCCGTCGCAGCTCAAAGGTGCTGAAGTGTATGCAAGTGACCTGCGTGCAGGTGCATGTTTATTAATTTCAGGGCTGATTGCTGATGGTGTCACGACGATTCACAATGTCAACCATATCGACAGAGGCTATGCTGATATCGTTAAGAAATTAGAATCGCTCGGTGCTGATATTTGGCGTGAAACTTTAGAAGATTAA
- the coaW gene encoding type II pantothenate kinase, protein MKIGIDAGGTLIKVALLTDEGRTFKKYPAGEINHVIEMLNNEYAGDDVYLTGGKAEYIQEKLNFDATLSIEFDATFRGLTQLLKEAGMDLDRYVYLNVGTGTSFHQATRVSQKRVGGSGVGGGTLMGLSYMLTGISDFDEIIERAENGDRDIIDLKVHHIYNGRPAPIPGDLTASNFGHIINAQKTATAEDQLIAVIGLVAETVTAMAINLADAFETKNMVFIGSTLLDNKVMTDIIYRYSELKNAEAYVVPDGEYSGALGAIS, encoded by the coding sequence ATGAAAATAGGAATCGATGCCGGAGGCACACTGATTAAAGTTGCACTGTTAACTGACGAAGGCCGGACATTTAAAAAATATCCTGCCGGTGAAATCAATCATGTCATCGAAATGCTTAATAATGAATATGCCGGTGATGATGTTTATTTAACGGGGGGAAAGGCCGAATACATTCAGGAAAAACTGAATTTTGATGCCACACTCTCAATTGAGTTTGATGCAACATTCCGCGGACTGACACAGCTATTAAAAGAAGCGGGTATGGATCTTGACCGTTACGTTTATTTAAATGTCGGTACGGGTACGAGTTTTCATCAGGCGACGCGAGTATCTCAAAAGCGTGTCGGCGGTTCAGGAGTCGGCGGCGGTACATTGATGGGGCTCAGCTATATGCTGACAGGCATCAGTGACTTTGACGAGATTATCGAACGTGCAGAAAATGGAGACCGCGATATTATAGATTTGAAAGTTCACCATATTTACAACGGCAGACCGGCACCGATTCCCGGAGATCTGACTGCGAGCAACTTCGGTCATATTATCAATGCACAAAAAACTGCCACGGCCGAAGACCAGCTGATTGCTGTTATCGGACTCGTGGCAGAAACCGTCACAGCAATGGCAATTAATTTAGCCGATGCCTTCGAGACGAAAAATATGGTGTTTATCGGTTCGACACTGCTTGATAACAAAGTCATGACCGATATTATTTACAGATACAGCGAATTAAAAAATGCCGAAGCTTATGTCGTGCCGGACGGTGAATACAGCGGTGCACTGGGGGCAATCAGCTGA
- the rpoE gene encoding DNA-directed RNA polymerase subunit delta: protein MRLDSYTKEMMDEHSFIDMSHIYLEDKGKETNLYEMIDKFKEVGNYTEGEIENRVLQFYTDLNTDGRFLSTDDGVWGLREWYAVDDISDKIAPTIHKIEIAAEEEYIEEDEGDYPGAKELGEEQEEIDETLHGEEDEEDIDGKEADDEIEFDEKEKLEDDYDDEADAY from the coding sequence ATGAGACTGGACAGTTATACAAAAGAAATGATGGACGAGCATTCGTTTATAGATATGTCGCATATTTATTTAGAAGATAAAGGCAAGGAAACAAATCTTTACGAAATGATTGATAAATTTAAAGAAGTCGGCAATTACACGGAAGGTGAAATTGAAAACCGCGTACTTCAGTTTTACACGGACTTAAACACTGACGGACGCTTCCTGAGTACGGATGACGGTGTATGGGGTCTTCGTGAATGGTATGCAGTGGATGATATCAGCGACAAAATTGCACCGACAATCCACAAGATTGAAATTGCAGCCGAAGAAGAGTACATCGAAGAAGATGAAGGCGACTATCCGGGCGCTAAAGAATTAGGCGAAGAGCAGGAAGAAATCGACGAAACACTTCATGGCGAAGAAGACGAAGAGGATATCGACGGTAAAGAAGCTGACGATGAAATCGAGTTTGATGAGAAAGAAAAGCTTGAAGATGACTACGACGATGAAGCGGATGCTTACTAA
- a CDS encoding GNAT family N-acetyltransferase, protein MDINIREFTEQDRKQLENYILSDRQQVYSSMPLEVLDDALNDRNRTANVVVTGDGKVIGFFVLHKHYQHEGYDTPHEVVYVRSLSINEKYQGNGYGTAVAQHLPVYVQENFSSFDHLYLVVDGENAGAWNLYERAGFLHLATKEEGPIGKERLYYLDLNRSYVPNLRLEVDAEAVLPAVKIILKRDEKEVGHIDAGLHDGVLDIKHIYVDEAHREEGVAESAMRQFATVVRRKLEGVDKATVTVSDPAFEKLFKNAGFVLIDNPENTNRYVKLVRY, encoded by the coding sequence ATGGATATTAACATTAGAGAATTTACAGAACAGGACAGAAAACAACTTGAAAATTACATATTGAGCGACAGACAGCAGGTCTATTCCAGCATGCCGCTTGAAGTACTGGATGATGCTTTGAATGACCGTAACCGCACTGCGAACGTTGTTGTTACCGGCGATGGAAAGGTAATCGGCTTTTTTGTGCTGCATAAACATTATCAGCATGAAGGGTATGATACACCTCATGAAGTAGTTTACGTACGTTCTTTATCTATTAATGAGAAGTATCAGGGGAACGGTTACGGTACGGCGGTTGCTCAGCATCTGCCGGTATACGTGCAGGAAAACTTTTCATCATTCGATCATCTGTATCTCGTTGTGGACGGGGAAAATGCAGGGGCGTGGAACCTGTACGAGCGGGCAGGGTTCCTTCATCTCGCTACAAAAGAAGAGGGTCCGATCGGTAAAGAACGTCTGTATTATCTGGATCTGAACAGAAGCTATGTGCCGAATCTACGGCTTGAAGTTGACGCAGAGGCCGTGCTGCCGGCAGTGAAAATTATACTTAAGCGTGACGAGAAGGAAGTGGGTCATATCGATGCCGGACTTCATGACGGTGTACTCGATATTAAACATATATATGTAGACGAAGCACACCGTGAAGAAGGTGTGGCTGAAAGTGCGATGCGCCAGTTTGCAACCGTGGTAAGAAGGAAGCTCGAAGGGGTGGACAAAGCAACGGTAACTGTATCGGATCCGGCCTTTGAAAAACTGTTTAAGAATGCCGGCTTCGTGCTGATCGACAATCCGGAGAATACGAACCGCTATGTGAAATTAGTAAGATATTAA
- a CDS encoding ABC transporter ATP-binding protein: MLHIKNLGIYYGSFSAAVNNVEFGPGIHVLLGENGSGKSSVLTGITGYNPSVITGRELEFNNTRLDKTADCISYLPQQNIPFQITVLEFVRMTAASRVSEKDIMSTLKAFGLEQYSYMSVDQLSGGEFKRALCAQLHLEDKPVMMFDELEQGLDVNYQHLVMEWLKKLSEKKTVIMAMHDLNLALQYADTVTCMKKGTLTEVKVPVKEVSEKMLSDTFSREMKLIYHEGRVAALS; encoded by the coding sequence ATGCTGCACATAAAAAATCTCGGCATTTATTACGGGAGCTTCAGTGCAGCGGTTAATAATGTAGAATTCGGTCCGGGTATTCACGTACTGCTCGGTGAAAACGGCAGCGGTAAAAGTTCCGTATTGACCGGTATTACAGGATATAATCCGTCTGTCATTACCGGGCGGGAATTGGAATTTAACAATACACGGCTCGACAAAACGGCCGACTGCATCAGCTATTTACCGCAGCAGAATATACCGTTTCAAATTACTGTCCTGGAATTCGTCCGGATGACGGCAGCATCACGTGTGTCTGAAAAAGATATCATGAGTACTTTAAAGGCGTTCGGCCTGGAGCAGTACAGTTATATGTCAGTTGATCAGCTGAGCGGCGGTGAATTTAAACGGGCATTGTGTGCGCAGCTTCATCTTGAGGATAAGCCGGTTATGATGTTCGATGAACTCGAGCAGGGTCTCGATGTAAATTATCAGCATCTTGTTATGGAATGGCTTAAAAAGTTAAGTGAAAAAAAGACAGTTATTATGGCAATGCATGATCTGAATCTGGCACTGCAGTATGCAGATACCGTGACATGTATGAAAAAAGGGACTTTAACCGAAGTCAAAGTCCCTGTCAAAGAAGTGAGCGAAAAAATGCTGTCGGACACTTTTTCACGTGAAATGAAACTCATTTATCATGAAGGCAGGGTAGCTGCACTCAGCTGA
- the rho gene encoding transcription termination factor Rho, whose product MKYETFDALYKNNTTKELTERAKSLRLSNYSKLNKKELVLAILEAEMEKDGNYYMEGILDDIQQDGYGFLRTVNYSKGEKDIYISASQIRRFELKKGDKVTGKVRKPKENEKYYGLLQVDFINDHNAEEVKKRPHFQALTPLYPDERIHLENEPADMSTRIMDLVTPIGFGQRGMIVAPPKAGKTSLLKEIAQAITTNHPNVKLFILLIGERPEEVTDLERSVEQADVVHSTFDEPPQHHVKVAELLLERAKRLVEMGEDVIILMDSITRLARAYNLVIPASGRTLSGGLDPASLHRPKHFFGAARNIEAGGSLTILSTALVDTGSRMDDVIYEEFKGTGNMELHLDRHLSERRIYPAIDIRRSSTRKEELLLDKKELEILWQLRNLFTDSSDFTERFLRILKTTKTNEEFFDVLRERMISSQKTGKPVI is encoded by the coding sequence ATGAAATATGAAACATTTGATGCGTTGTATAAAAACAACACGACGAAAGAGTTAACTGAACGCGCCAAAAGCTTGCGTCTGTCAAACTACAGTAAATTGAATAAAAAAGAACTGGTCCTTGCAATTCTGGAAGCTGAGATGGAAAAAGACGGTAACTATTATATGGAGGGTATCCTCGATGATATTCAGCAGGACGGCTACGGTTTTCTCCGTACGGTAAACTATTCAAAAGGTGAGAAGGATATTTATATTTCAGCGTCGCAAATACGCCGTTTCGAACTGAAGAAAGGCGATAAAGTCACAGGGAAAGTCCGTAAACCGAAAGAAAATGAAAAGTATTACGGTCTTCTGCAGGTCGATTTTATTAACGACCATAACGCTGAAGAAGTGAAGAAACGCCCGCATTTCCAGGCTTTAACACCGCTTTATCCCGACGAGCGGATTCACCTTGAAAACGAACCGGCGGATATGTCGACGCGTATTATGGATCTCGTTACGCCGATCGGTTTCGGTCAGCGCGGTATGATTGTTGCACCGCCTAAAGCAGGTAAAACGTCCCTGTTAAAAGAAATTGCCCAGGCAATTACGACGAATCATCCGAATGTAAAACTCTTTATCCTGCTCATCGGTGAACGTCCGGAAGAGGTAACGGATTTGGAACGTTCCGTTGAACAGGCCGATGTCGTCCATTCGACATTTGATGAGCCGCCTCAACATCACGTCAAAGTAGCGGAACTGCTGCTGGAACGTGCGAAACGACTCGTTGAGATGGGAGAAGATGTAATTATTTTAATGGACTCGATTACACGTCTTGCACGTGCGTACAACCTCGTTATTCCGGCATCGGGACGTACGTTATCAGGAGGGCTTGACCCTGCGAGCCTGCACCGTCCGAAACATTTCTTCGGTGCGGCAAGGAACATCGAAGCAGGCGGCAGCCTGACGATTCTGTCGACTGCACTGGTCGACACGGGCAGCCGCATGGATGATGTTATTTACGAGGAATTTAAAGGTACGGGGAATATGGAACTTCATCTTGACCGTCATTTAAGCGAACGCCGTATTTACCCGGCGATAGATATCCGTCGTTCAAGTACGCGTAAAGAAGAGCTGCTGCTCGACAAAAAAGAGCTGGAAATATTATGGCAGCTCAGAAATCTGTTTACGGACTCGTCGGATTTCACAGAACGTTTCCTGAGAATTTTAAAGACGACGAAAACAAACGAAGAATTCTTCGATGTGCTTAGAGAGCGTATGATCAGCTCTCAGAAAACAGGTAAACCCGTAATATAA
- a CDS encoding BCCT family transporter yields MTNDDNNTSKQSTNPGRPDKFHLKQLGVVFWAATAIILVVSVIAMIIPNQFQTASENVYAVISQYFSWFFLLVVFGFGVFLLFLALSPYGRVKLGGDNSKPEFSFWSWIGMLFSSGLGVGLVFYGVAEPMQHFMTSPFLGGPVESAEAARIAMGYTYFHWGISQWSIFGVAGLAIGYFQFRKNRDGLVSTALEPLFGLDYNQKARKAIDILAIIATVTGMSTSVGLGIMQMDGGLDIAFGIPSGPLTQIILTALMTGLFIFSTITGLKRGMKVLSSLNMILALVLTIFIMAFGPFTFIMETIIVGLGDYLTNYVGYSLRLQPYSGEAWVQDWTVFYWAWVIAWSPFIGSFVARVSRGRSIREYVMGILIVPPILSFLWVGALGGTAIYSDLMNDTNIGEIVLNDQTQALFALFETLPVSWLTSAIAIILIFTFLVTSADSATFIVAGMSIGNTDNPPTGLKILWGLLLGLLTITLILAGGLTSLQAASLLAGLPFALILIMMIASVSKGLRREPNEAMKRRQRRKKY; encoded by the coding sequence TTGACGAATGATGATAATAACACGTCAAAGCAAAGTACCAATCCGGGAAGACCGGATAAGTTTCACCTGAAACAGCTCGGTGTTGTCTTCTGGGCAGCTACCGCGATTATTCTTGTTGTTTCAGTAATCGCAATGATTATTCCAAATCAGTTCCAGACTGCTTCGGAAAATGTCTATGCGGTAATCTCCCAATATTTCAGCTGGTTCTTCTTACTGGTTGTATTTGGATTCGGGGTATTTCTTTTATTCCTGGCACTGTCGCCATACGGCCGCGTTAAGCTCGGCGGCGATAATTCGAAACCCGAGTTCTCATTCTGGTCATGGATTGGAATGTTATTCTCAAGCGGTCTCGGTGTCGGACTCGTATTCTATGGTGTCGCTGAACCAATGCAGCACTTTATGACATCACCATTCCTCGGCGGTCCTGTGGAATCCGCAGAAGCTGCCAGAATCGCAATGGGTTATACTTATTTCCACTGGGGTATTTCACAGTGGTCAATCTTCGGTGTCGCAGGTCTCGCAATTGGGTATTTCCAGTTCCGTAAAAACCGCGACGGCCTGGTATCTACTGCACTGGAGCCGCTTTTTGGACTCGATTACAATCAAAAGGCGAGAAAAGCAATTGATATTCTTGCCATCATTGCAACAGTAACAGGTATGTCAACATCAGTCGGTTTAGGTATTATGCAAATGGACGGCGGTCTCGATATCGCATTCGGTATTCCGTCAGGTCCTTTGACACAGATTATTTTGACTGCATTAATGACAGGATTATTCATATTCTCAACAATTACCGGACTTAAACGCGGAATGAAAGTGCTGAGCAGTCTGAATATGATTCTTGCTCTTGTACTGACAATCTTCATTATGGCCTTTGGTCCGTTTACATTTATAATGGAAACAATCATTGTCGGCCTCGGTGATTACCTGACAAATTATGTCGGCTATTCATTACGTCTGCAGCCATACTCAGGAGAAGCCTGGGTTCAGGACTGGACAGTCTTCTATTGGGCATGGGTAATCGCATGGAGTCCGTTTATCGGGTCATTCGTTGCGCGTGTATCACGCGGACGCAGTATCCGTGAATACGTCATGGGTATTTTAATCGTACCGCCTATACTGTCATTCCTTTGGGTCGGCGCACTTGGAGGTACGGCAATTTACTCAGATCTGATGAATGACACGAACATCGGGGAAATTGTTTTAAATGATCAGACACAGGCACTCTTTGCATTGTTTGAAACTCTTCCCGTTTCATGGCTGACTTCGGCAATTGCTATCATTCTGATTTTCACATTCCTTGTCACATCAGCTGACTCCGCAACATTTATCGTTGCAGGGATGAGTATCGGTAATACCGATAACCCGCCTACCGGTCTGAAGATCCTTTGGGGACTTCTGCTTGGTCTGTTAACAATTACACTGATTCTTGCCGGCGGTCTTACAAGTCTGCAGGCAGCATCACTGCTTGCCGGTCTGCCGTTCGCTCTCATCCTCATCATGATGATCGCTTCTGTATCCAAAGGCCTGAGACGCGAACCGAACGAAGCAATGAAACGTAGACAACGACGTAAAAAGTATTAA
- the fsa gene encoding fructose-6-phosphate aldolase gives MKYFIDTANMDEIKEIHQWGVLSGVTTNPSLVAKEKDISFHDRLVEICELVGGPVSGEVIALDAEGMIEEGRELAKLHEHIIVKIPMTEDGMKAVKVLSEEGIKTNVTLIFNTVQALTAARAGATYVSPFIGRLDDIGLDGLQLIEDIAAIFAIHEIDTEIIAASIRNAGHMHGAAVRGADIATIPYKVIKTLTQHPLTDKGIEQFLNDWNNK, from the coding sequence ATGAAATACTTTATAGATACAGCTAATATGGATGAAATTAAAGAAATACACCAGTGGGGAGTACTGAGCGGCGTTACAACCAACCCGTCACTCGTAGCCAAAGAGAAAGATATTTCTTTCCACGACAGACTTGTTGAAATTTGTGAACTTGTAGGCGGACCGGTAAGCGGTGAAGTTATCGCACTTGACGCTGAAGGCATGATTGAGGAAGGACGCGAACTTGCGAAACTTCACGAACATATCATCGTTAAAATTCCGATGACAGAAGACGGAATGAAAGCAGTTAAAGTACTTTCCGAAGAAGGAATCAAAACAAACGTTACTTTAATTTTCAATACAGTACAGGCATTGACGGCAGCACGCGCAGGTGCAACTTACGTTTCGCCGTTCATCGGACGCCTTGATGATATCGGTCTTGACGGACTTCAGTTAATCGAAGATATCGCTGCGATTTTTGCAATCCACGAAATCGATACTGAAATTATTGCAGCATCAATCCGTAACGCCGGTCACATGCACGGTGCAGCAGTACGCGGTGCTGATATTGCAACAATTCCGTACAAAGTAATCAAGACGTTAACTCAGCATCCTTTAACTGATAAAGGAATTGAGCAGTTCTTAAACGACTGGAACAATAAGTAA
- a CDS encoding CTP synthase, which translates to MTKYIFVTGGVVSSLGKGITAASLGRLLKDRGFNITIQKFDPYLNVDPGTMSPYQHGEVFVTQDGAETDLDLGHYERFIDINVSKYSNVTAGKVYSEVIRKERRGDYLGGTVQVIPHITNEIKSRIKKAGESSNADIVITEIGGTAGDIESLPFIESIRQLRSDLGKDNVMFIHCTLLPYIKAAGEMKTKPTQHSVKELRGLGIQPDMIVVRSEYPMTEDLRDKIALFCDINEKSVINAKDEETIYELVMSLQAQDMDDLVLQNLNIESTGEAQLDDWKHLLDNLSKIDKTIKIGLVGKYVELQDAYLSVAESLRHAGYEVHADIDIHWINSQDVTPQNYKEILSEVDGIVVPGGFGDRGIEGKILTLNYARENKVPVLGICLGMQLATVEFARNAAGLTGANSSELDEHTPHAIIDLMPDQKDVVDLGGTLRLGSFPCVIKEGTKAHELYQVNEVDERHRHRFEFNNAYKEQLEEAGMIFSGTSPDGRLVEMVELKDHPYYVGVQFHPEFQSRPTRPHPLFSGLIKACLNEEVQEEN; encoded by the coding sequence ATGACAAAATATATCTTTGTAACAGGTGGCGTAGTGTCATCATTAGGTAAAGGAATTACAGCTGCATCTCTCGGACGGTTATTAAAAGACAGAGGTTTTAACATTACAATTCAGAAATTCGATCCGTACTTAAACGTTGACCCGGGTACGATGAGCCCTTATCAGCACGGTGAAGTATTTGTGACGCAGGACGGCGCGGAAACTGATTTGGATTTAGGACACTACGAGCGTTTTATAGATATCAATGTAAGTAAATATTCTAATGTTACAGCAGGGAAAGTATACTCCGAAGTAATCAGAAAAGAACGCCGCGGAGATTACCTCGGCGGAACAGTGCAGGTTATTCCGCACATTACTAACGAAATTAAATCCCGTATTAAAAAAGCCGGCGAATCTTCAAATGCGGACATCGTTATTACTGAAATCGGCGGCACAGCAGGAGATATCGAATCACTGCCGTTTATCGAATCAATCCGTCAGCTGAGAAGCGACCTTGGAAAAGATAATGTTATGTTCATTCACTGTACGCTTCTTCCATATATTAAAGCTGCTGGTGAAATGAAAACCAAACCGACTCAGCACAGTGTGAAGGAACTTCGCGGTCTCGGCATTCAGCCTGACATGATTGTCGTGCGTTCAGAATACCCGATGACAGAAGATCTGCGCGATAAAATTGCACTGTTCTGTGATATTAATGAGAAGAGCGTAATTAACGCAAAAGACGAAGAGACGATTTACGAGCTTGTTATGTCACTGCAGGCTCAGGATATGGATGATCTTGTACTTCAGAACCTGAACATCGAATCGACAGGAGAAGCACAGCTTGACGACTGGAAGCACCTTCTCGACAACTTAAGTAAAATCGACAAAACGATTAAAATCGGCCTTGTCGGAAAATACGTTGAACTTCAGGATGCGTATTTATCAGTTGCGGAATCACTGCGTCACGCAGGTTATGAAGTGCATGCGGATATAGACATTCACTGGATCAATTCACAGGATGTAACGCCGCAGAACTATAAAGAAATCTTAAGCGAAGTCGATGGAATTGTCGTACCGGGCGGATTCGGCGACCGCGGTATCGAAGGTAAGATTCTGACGCTGAACTATGCGCGTGAAAATAAAGTGCCGGTTCTAGGAATCTGTCTCGGCATGCAGCTTGCAACAGTTGAATTTGCACGTAACGCTGCAGGTTTAACAGGTGCCAATTCATCAGAACTTGATGAACACACACCACATGCAATTATCGACTTAATGCCGGACCAGAAAGATGTTGTCGACTTAGGCGGTACGCTGCGTCTCGGAAGTTTCCCCTGTGTAATTAAAGAGGGCACGAAAGCGCATGAACTTTATCAGGTTAACGAAGTTGACGAACGTCACCGTCACCGTTTCGAGTTTAACAACGCATATAAAGAACAGCTTGAAGAAGCGGGTATGATTTTCAGCGGAACGTCGCCTGACGGCAGACTTGTGGAAATGGTTGAACTGAAAGATCACCCTTACTACGTCGGTGTTCAGTTCCACCCTGAATTCCAGTCGCGTCCGACACGTCCGCACCCGTTATTCAGCGGATTAATCAAAGCGTGCCTGAACGAAGAAGTACAGGAAGAAAACTAG
- the glpX gene encoding class II fructose-bisphosphatase, which translates to MERGLSMELVRVTEAAALASAAWTGKGDKIAADDAATTAMRGLFETIPMTGKVVIGEGEIDEAPMLYIGEELGTKDGPELDIAVDPLEGTTTVAEGSFGAMTVLAVADKGNLLHAPDMYMQKLAVGPDCRGVIDIDQSVEDNIRAVAKAKNKKISDVTVTIIKRERSREIIEQVRALGARIVMFDNGDVGAAINTCFDWTGIDILMGVGGAPEGVIAAAGIKALEGDFQGRLLPRNDAERVRCKAMGVDSGSKLELEDMVSGDDAIFAATAVTDGELMKGVQFKSGFAETSSVVMRAKSGTVRFVNSRHSMQKKPNMVMEK; encoded by the coding sequence GTGGAAAGAGGATTATCAATGGAACTTGTAAGAGTGACTGAAGCGGCTGCACTTGCAAGTGCAGCGTGGACAGGGAAAGGCGATAAAATCGCGGCGGATGATGCAGCAACAACAGCGATGCGCGGCCTGTTTGAAACGATTCCGATGACTGGTAAAGTAGTCATCGGCGAAGGTGAAATTGATGAAGCGCCGATGCTGTACATCGGCGAGGAACTCGGTACAAAAGATGGTCCGGAACTCGATATTGCTGTCGATCCGCTTGAAGGAACAACGACTGTTGCTGAAGGCAGTTTCGGTGCGATGACGGTACTGGCTGTTGCCGATAAGGGGAACCTGCTGCACGCACCGGATATGTATATGCAGAAGCTGGCTGTCGGACCGGACTGCCGGGGTGTTATTGATATTGATCAGTCTGTTGAAGACAATATCCGTGCAGTCGCAAAAGCGAAGAATAAAAAAATCAGTGATGTTACCGTCACAATAATTAAACGAGAACGCAGCCGGGAAATTATCGAACAGGTACGTGCCCTTGGTGCGCGTATCGTAATGTTTGATAATGGTGATGTCGGTGCTGCAATCAATACGTGCTTTGACTGGACAGGTATTGATATATTAATGGGTGTCGGCGGAGCTCCGGAAGGTGTCATTGCAGCTGCCGGTATTAAAGCGCTGGAAGGTGATTTTCAGGGCAGGCTGCTGCCGAGGAATGACGCGGAGCGTGTACGCTGTAAAGCGATGGGTGTAGATTCCGGCAGTAAATTGGAACTTGAAGACATGGTCAGCGGCGACGATGCAATTTTTGCAGCGACGGCAGTAACTGACGGAGAATTGATGAAAGGCGTACAGTTCAAGAGCGGTTTTGCTGAAACGTCATCGGTCGTAATGCGTGCGAAATCCGGCACAGTAAGGTTTGTTAACAGCCGTCACAGCATGCAGAAAAAACCGAATATGGTAATGGAAAAATAA